TTTCCATCTATTACGACGGCGGTTCCTCGCTGAGCGCCGACCTCGACGCCTGGCTCAAGAAAAACGGATTTTAGGTGAGCGCCATGAAGAGCACGCTGATCCTGCTGGCGCTTCTGGCGCTGAGCGCGAAAGCCGCGCTGGCGGCGCCGCAAGGCGAAATGGTCCTGATCAAAGGCGGTACGTTCACTATGGGCAGCCCGGCCGACGAGCCTTGGCGCGAGAACGACGAACGCCAGCACCAAGTGACGGTGAGCGACTTTTACCTCGGGCGCTGCGAGGTCACTCAGGAGGAATACAAGGCGTTGACGGGCACAAACCCCAGCCACCACGTCCGCGGTGAAAAACTGCCCGTGGAGACCGTCAGCTGGTACGACGCCGTGAAGTTCTGCAACCTGAAAAGCGCCGCGGAAGGACTGACGCCCGCCTACGCGATCGACGGCGAAAACGTGACCTGGAACCGCGCGGCAAACGGCTATCGCCTGCCCACCGAGGCCGAATGGGAGTACGCCTGCCGCGCCGGCGGCGCCGGGCCGTTCAACATCGAACCGTCGCCAGCCTGGACCGACGCCAACTACTACGGCCATTACCCCTACAACATCGAGCAGAATTACTTCAGCACGGAAAAGCTGGACGTGAAGCCGGGCACCTACCGCGGCGATTCCATCCCCGTGGGCAGCTTCAAGCCCAACGCCTTCGGCCTCTGCGACATGCACGGCAACGTCAGCGAGTGGTGCTGGGACCGCTACGGCGCTTACCCCTCCGCCGCGCAGGCCGACCCCGCCGGCCCCGAAAAAGGCGCCGCGCGCGTTTGCCGCGGCGGCGGCTGGAACGATTTCGCCAAACACCTGCGCAGCGCCTACCGTTCGTCGCAAATGCCCGACGACGCCTTCCGCAGCCGCGGCTTTCGTCTCGCCCGCAACAAGTAATACTAATTCTTGATAGAAAGTATTAACATAGTTTTCCGGGCGCTGCGGAGGAGTTCAGTCGCTCAGGACTGTCTCGACCGCTACGCGGTCTGCGCAGCTCGCTTTGTGAATCTCCCCCGCAGCCCCCTTGCGTTCGGCCTTTTAATTAAGAAATAGTATAAAGCGAGGAACGGGCGTGCGGAGAGTTACCTTTCCCCGCGCAAACGAAAACGTTCCGTCTGAAACATTTCCAACGGCAAAGGCCGGCGAGCACGCTCGCCGGCCTTTGCCGTTGCTCTTGAGTTTTCTCTGCCCGTACCTGATTCAGAAGTACAGCTCGTACTCCTGCGGCGTCGGGGCGTTGTAGATGTAGGCGGCTTCCTCGCGCTTGACCTTGATCCACTGCTCGATGAGCTGCTCGGGGAAGACGGGCCGCAGATAGGCGTGATCCTTTTCCAAGCCGTCGAGCACGGCGTTCAGGTTGAGCGGGAAGATCTTTTCCTGAAGGATCTCGGCGCTGTTCATGCCGAGCGCCACGGGATCGAGCTGGGCGGCGATGCCGTCGCAGCCGGCCATGACCATGCCGGCCAGCATAAAGTAAACGTTGGCCGAGGCGTCGCCGGGCCGGTACTCCACGCGCGTGCTGTCCTTCTTGAGATAGCTGGGGATGCGCACGGCGGCGCAGCGCGAGCCCTTGGCGAACGTGGCGCTGACGGGCGCTTCGAAGCCGGGCACGAGGCGGCGGTAGCTGTTGGTGCTTGGATTGGTGAACGCCAGCAGGCTGCCCGTCTGGCTGTGGGTCAGCAGTCCCGCCGTGTAGGAAAGCGCCAGCGGCGACAGATTGGCGACGCCGTCGCCGGGGAACAGGCTTTTGCCGTCGCGGGTCAGGAATTGGTGCACGTGCATGCCGCTGCCGGAAACCTTGTTCATCGGCTTGGGCATGAACGTGGCGAAGATGCCCATCTCGCGGGCCACGGTGCGGATGATCCACTTGGCCAGCGTCACGTCGTCGGCCGTCTTCTCCATCGACGTGAATTCCAGCTCGATCTCCAGCTGGCCGGCGGCCACTTCGTGATGATGATACTTCACCGGCACGCCGGCGATCCCCATCAGCTCCACCGTCGTGTCGCGGAAATCGCGGTAGCGGTCCTCGGGCGAGACGCGGTGATAACCGTCGAACAGGCCGAAGCGCGGCGCGCTGCTGAAATCGTCGCCCAGCCCCTCGGCGGTGGCGACGCTGTAGCCGACGCGGTTGGGCTGGATCGTGTACTCCACCTGATCGAACGCGTAATATTCCAGCTCCACCAGCATTTTGGCGTCGTCGGCGATCTTCTTGTCGCGCAGGTACCTGGCGGCGTTTCTGACGACGTTGCGCGGATACTGCTCGAAGGGGATACGTTCGTCGGTGGCGGAAACGACGTCGCAGAACACGTGCACGGTGTTGAATTCGCCGCGTCGTTCCAGCAGCGCCCGCCCCATGTCGGGAACGGCCACCATGTCGGAATTGCTGACTTTGGCGTAGCCGTAGTTGGAGCCGTCGAAACCGATGCCGTCGCGCAAAACCTTTTCGGTCGCGTACTCGCGGGGCAGCGTCACCGAGCGCAGGTTGCCCCTCAGGTCGATCATCATCAGGTTCAGAAAGTTCACTTTCGACCAATCGCCGTTAAACGTGCTCAGATTCATGACTATCGCTCCTTTTCATCTTTCTCCGCTGTTCGGCCTGGCCGCGGCCAGCCTTCAGCAAAAAAACCGCCGGAGGTTCCCTCCGACACGTCACTTTATAAAAAATTAATAACTATCAATCAACGCCAAGTTATCATAAAGGACGATTCACGTCATTAATAAAAAATGACCAATTTTTCTGTTTTAATGTACCGTATTACTGCAAAAACGATCACTTTTTCGCAGGTGATTTCTTTTGAACGGTAGCTTCGAACAAAAAAGTCCCGCATCGCTTTTCAGGCGTTTTATGCCTGCACGTCCTGCGCGATAAAAAAGCGCTCCGCGAGTTTCTCATTCCCTGCGAGAAACTCCTCGGAGCGCTTTCTGCATATTCTTTAAATGAACTGTCCCAAAGGGCTTCCCCGCGCCGGCGCGAAATCTATTCGGGCAGCCCGCCCCTGTCGCCCCAGGCAAGAACAATGCGTTCGGCCAGTTCGCCAGCACGGCGCAGGTCGTCGAGCACGATCCGTTCGGAAACGCCGTGGTTGCCGCTGTACCCCGTGGCGACGCCGACGACGCCGATCCCGGCGGCGTTGAAAACGTTGGCGTCCATGCCTCCGCCGCCGCCGTTGACCTGCGCCTCCGCGCCCATGCCGCGCAGGGCGGCCAGCGCCGCCTGGATCACCGGAGCGTCCTCGTCGAAGCTGAAACTTTCGTATTGCGGCGTCACCGTCGTCGTGACCGCGGCGCCGGTTCCCGCGGCCGCCTCCTGGCAGTGCTTCTCGAAATATTCCACGTAGGCGGACAGAGCCGCGTCGTTGCGGCTGCGCATTTCACCCCGGCAGACGGCGTAGGACTGGACGATGTTGGTGACTTTGGTGCCGCAGTCCAGCACGGCGAAGTTGGCCGTGCTCTCGGGATCGAGACGGCCGTCGCGGATCGTCGCGAGGATTTTCGCCAGCGCCGTCACGGCGTTGACGCCCTCTTCGGGACAGTTGCCGGCGTGCGCCGCTTTTCCCGTCACCTCGACCGTCAGGCTCACCTGCCCCGGAGCGGCGCAGACCACGCGCCCCAGCCGACCGGGCGAGTCGAACGCGTAGCCGACTTTGGCGCGCAGCCGCCTTGTGTCGAAAGCCTTGCTCCCCAGAAGCCCCGCTTCCTCCCCCACGGTGAAGAGATATTCCACGCGCGGGAACTTTCGTCCGCAGGCCTGCAGACGGCGGACGCTGTCGATCAGCGCCGCCACGCCCGACAGATCGTCGGCCGCCAAAATCGTCGTGCCGTCGGAAACGATCAGGCCGTCTTTGATCTGCGGCTTGATCCCCTACCCGTTGGCTACCCGGTCCATGTGGGCGTTGAGCAGGATCGAGCCGGGCAGCCCGCTGTCGAGCACCGCCAGCACGTTGCCCGCGTTGCCGCCGAAACCGGCCCCCGCGTCATCCTCCTCGACCGCCAGCCCCAGCGCCCCGAGTTTGCCCTTTACCGCG
The window above is part of the Pyramidobacter piscolens W5455 genome. Proteins encoded here:
- a CDS encoding di-/tri- peptidase; translated protein: MKDIVEDFLELVQIDAASGNERGVADAVKGKLGALGLAVEEDDAGAGFGGNAGNVLAVLDSGLPGSILLNAHMDRVANG
- a CDS encoding glutamine synthetase family protein, translated to MNLSTFNGDWSKVNFLNLMMIDLRGNLRSVTLPREYATEKVLRDGIGFDGSNYGYAKVSNSDMVAVPDMGRALLERRGEFNTVHVFCDVVSATDERIPFEQYPRNVVRNAARYLRDKKIADDAKMLVELEYYAFDQVEYTIQPNRVGYSVATAEGLGDDFSSAPRFGLFDGYHRVSPEDRYRDFRDTTVELMGIAGVPVKYHHHEVAAGQLEIELEFTSMEKTADDVTLAKWIIRTVAREMGIFATFMPKPMNKVSGSGMHVHQFLTRDGKSLFPGDGVANLSPLALSYTAGLLTHSQTGSLLAFTNPSTNSYRRLVPGFEAPVSATFAKGSRCAAVRIPSYLKKDSTRVEYRPGDASANVYFMLAGMVMAGCDGIAAQLDPVALGMNSAEILQEKIFPLNLNAVLDGLEKDHAYLRPVFPEQLIEQWIKVKREEAAYIYNAPTPQEYELYF
- a CDS encoding formylglycine-generating enzyme family protein; this encodes MKSTLILLALLALSAKAALAAPQGEMVLIKGGTFTMGSPADEPWRENDERQHQVTVSDFYLGRCEVTQEEYKALTGTNPSHHVRGEKLPVETVSWYDAVKFCNLKSAAEGLTPAYAIDGENVTWNRAANGYRLPTEAEWEYACRAGGAGPFNIEPSPAWTDANYYGHYPYNIEQNYFSTEKLDVKPGTYRGDSIPVGSFKPNAFGLCDMHGNVSEWCWDRYGAYPSAAQADPAGPEKGAARVCRGGGWNDFAKHLRSAYRSSQMPDDAFRSRGFRLARNK
- a CDS encoding M20/M25/M40 family metallo-hydrolase; translated protein: MAADDLSGVAALIDSVRRLQACGRKFPRVEYLFTVGEEAGLLGSKAFDTRRLRAKVGYAFDSPGRLGRVVCAAPGQVSLTVEVTGKAAHAGNCPEEGVNAVTALAKILATIRDGRLDPESTANFAVLDCGTKVTNIVQSYAVCRGEMRSRNDAALSAYVEYFEKHCQEAAAGTGAAVTTTVTPQYESFSFDEDAPVIQAALAALRGMGAEAQVNGGGGGMDANVFNAAGIGVVGVATGYSGNHGVSERIVLDDLRRAGELAERIVLAWGDRGGLPE